A single genomic interval of Octopus bimaculoides isolate UCB-OBI-ISO-001 chromosome 22, ASM119413v2, whole genome shotgun sequence harbors:
- the LOC106876829 gene encoding multidrug resistance-associated protein 1-like, translated as MWLRCKLLDHQATPAEWHIPEKKPSDSWPDKGQLEFIDYRTRYRSGLDLVLKGISCTIKPKEKMGIVGRTGAGKSSLTLSLFRIIEADKGCIVIDGHNIANMGLHDLRTKLTILPQDPLIFSGTLRMNLDPLDNYEDNQLWTSLELAHLKRFVETLPNGLAYECGEGGQNLSIGQRQLVCLARALLRKTKVLVLDEATAAVDMETDDLIQKTIRSEFKDCTILTIAHRLHTVIDYDKIMVLDNGVICEFDSPKHLLKNKNSIFYGMAKNSGIVS; from the exons atgtggttgaggtgcaaacttcttgaccaccaAGCCACCCCT GCTGAATGGCATATTCCAGAGAAAAAGCCATCAGATAGCTGGCCCGATAAAGGACAGCTTGAATTCATTGACTACAGGACTCGTTACAGAAGTGGTTTGGATCTTGTCTTAAAGGGAATAAGCTGTACCATAAAACCAAAGGAAAAG ATGGGCATTGTTGGACGTACTGGAGCTGGCAAGTCATCGTTAACACTGTCATTGTTTCGTATTATTGAAGCTGATAAAGGCTGCATTGTAATTGATGGCCACAACATAGCTAATATGGGTCTCCATGATCTTCGAACCAAGCTCACAATTCTTCCAcag GACCCTTTAATATTTTCTGGTACTTTGCGTATGAATCTTGATCCCCTTGACAACTATGAAGACAACCAATTATGGACATCTCTGGAATTGGCTcacctgaagagatttgtggaGACATTACCAAATGGTCTTGCTTATGAGTGTGGGGAAGGTGGACAGAATTTAAG TATAGGACAACGACAACTTGTCTGTCTTGCAAGAGCATtattgagaaaaaccaaagtattGGTTCTTGATGAAGCCACTGCTGCTGTCGACATGGAAACAGACGATCTAATTCAAAAGACTATTCGAAGTGAATTCAAAGACTGCACCATCTTAACAATTGCCCATAGATTACACACTGTGATAGATTATGACAA aATTATGGTTCTTGACAATGGAGTAATCTGTGAATTTGATTCGCCAAAACATCTTTTAAAGAACAAAAATTCTATATTCTATGGAATGGCAAAAAATTCAGGAATAGTTTCCTGA